A single genomic interval of Mycolicibacterium sp. MU0053 harbors:
- the pe gene encoding acyltransferase PE codes for MKRLLAFGTALTTICAAGCFGFGVAAADDAAGDDGRTDIAPAEGPPPLGTPGRAYALGGAHVLGIPYDEYIMRTGADWFPGLDRQIVDYPAGQVQGHTLERLFPGIGRLDDSFPGLGIDGPSVGESVDVGTPNLIEAIRAGGPGTAIGLSEGAMVLNDVQAKLAYDPAAPPPNELSFAMYGDPVARHAFGESFLTQTFPVGSVVPSLDYRIPPPVESQYDTHQFVSAYDSIADWPDRPDNWISVANAIVGLATGHTAVAFTDPSMVPPQNIRKTVNSRGATTTTYLIPEEHLPLVLPFKYLGVPQETLIELDAVLKPFVDAGYSRHDDPLTAPITVDPVNGYDPAEVTAPATQAAFGGAADPVSQLLAGLQYVIDNQPQS; via the coding sequence TTGAAACGACTTCTCGCATTCGGGACGGCGCTGACAACCATTTGCGCCGCAGGCTGTTTCGGATTCGGCGTCGCGGCGGCCGATGACGCCGCGGGCGATGACGGCCGGACCGATATCGCACCGGCCGAAGGTCCACCGCCGCTGGGCACCCCAGGGCGCGCCTATGCCCTGGGCGGCGCCCATGTGCTGGGCATTCCGTACGACGAGTACATCATGCGCACCGGCGCGGACTGGTTCCCCGGGCTGGACCGCCAGATCGTCGACTACCCCGCCGGGCAGGTCCAGGGGCATACCTTGGAGCGGCTGTTCCCGGGCATCGGGCGGCTCGATGACTCCTTCCCGGGGCTGGGTATCGACGGCCCCAGTGTCGGGGAATCGGTCGACGTCGGCACGCCGAATCTGATCGAGGCGATCCGGGCGGGTGGCCCCGGGACCGCGATCGGCCTGTCCGAGGGCGCCATGGTCCTCAACGACGTGCAGGCCAAGCTCGCCTACGACCCGGCCGCCCCGCCGCCAAACGAGTTGAGCTTCGCCATGTACGGCGACCCGGTGGCGCGGCATGCCTTCGGCGAAAGCTTCCTCACCCAGACCTTCCCCGTCGGCAGCGTCGTTCCGTCGCTCGACTATCGCATTCCGCCGCCGGTGGAAAGCCAGTACGACACCCACCAGTTCGTCTCGGCCTACGACAGCATCGCCGACTGGCCGGACCGCCCGGACAACTGGATATCGGTCGCCAACGCGATCGTCGGGCTGGCGACCGGTCACACGGCGGTCGCGTTCACCGACCCGAGCATGGTGCCGCCGCAGAACATCCGCAAGACCGTCAACTCCCGCGGCGCCACGACAACGACGTACCTGATTCCCGAGGAGCACCTCCCGCTGGTGCTCCCGTTCAAGTATCTCGGGGTGCCGCAGGAAACGCTGATCGAACTCGACGCGGTACTCAAGCCCTTCGTGGATGCGGGCTACTCGCGGCACGACGACCCGCTGACCGCCCCGATCACGGTGGATCCGGTGAACGGCTACGACCCGGCGGAGGTCACCGCGCCGGCCACCCAGGCCGCGTTCGGCGGCGCCGCCGACCCGGTGTCGCAGCTCCTCGCCGGCCTGCAGTACGTGATCGACAATCAACCGCAGTCCTGA
- a CDS encoding sirohydrochlorin chelatase gives MRELVLVAHGTRKPGGVSMIGELAERVGAALARPVRVAFVDVLGPTPSEVLRSLGGAPAIVVPAFLSSGYHVRSDLPDHIAASAHPAVTVTPALGPDPQMVRVVTDRLLESGWRPGDSVVLAAAGTSDRGAQRDLRITATLLSAALGNRVELAYAATGEPRVPQAVRRLRAAGARRVVIASYLLADGLFQDRLRGAGADLVTAPVGLHPGTVRLVTARFRRAVLPVLSGAVVGRPLPRGTTPLVEPAESIVARPLPRGTTPLVEPAGA, from the coding sequence GTGAGAGAACTGGTGCTGGTGGCGCACGGCACCCGCAAGCCCGGCGGGGTCTCGATGATCGGCGAACTCGCCGAGCGGGTCGGTGCCGCGCTCGCCCGACCGGTGCGGGTGGCCTTCGTCGACGTGCTCGGTCCCACGCCCAGCGAGGTGTTGCGCAGCCTCGGCGGCGCCCCGGCCATCGTGGTGCCGGCCTTCCTGTCCAGCGGCTACCACGTGCGTAGCGACCTTCCGGACCACATCGCGGCCAGCGCCCATCCGGCGGTCACCGTGACCCCCGCCCTGGGCCCGGACCCGCAGATGGTCCGGGTGGTCACCGACCGTCTGCTGGAATCCGGTTGGCGCCCAGGCGATTCCGTCGTGCTGGCGGCGGCCGGCACCTCGGACCGGGGTGCGCAACGGGATCTGCGGATCACCGCGACGCTGCTGTCGGCGGCGCTGGGCAACCGCGTCGAGTTGGCGTACGCGGCCACCGGTGAACCCCGGGTGCCACAGGCCGTGCGCCGGCTCCGGGCGGCGGGTGCCCGCCGGGTGGTCATCGCGTCCTATCTGCTGGCCGATGGCCTGTTCCAGGACCGCCTGCGCGGCGCCGGCGCCGATCTGGTCACCGCGCCGGTGGGCCTGCACCCGGGTACGGTGCGGCTGGTCACCGCGCGCTTTCGCCGGGCGGTGCTGCCGGTCCTGAGCGGGGCCGTTGTCGGCCGGCCTCTTCCTCGCGGAACTACACCGCTCGTCGAACCGGCCGAGTCCATTGTCGCCCGGCCTCTTCCTCGCGGAACTACACCGCTCGTCGAACCGGCCGGGGCCTAG
- a CDS encoding flavin reductase family protein, protein MSSTELSPAALREAFGHFPTGVIAIAAEIDGTLVGLAASTFVPVSLDPPLVSFCVQNSSTTWPKLKDLPVLGISVLGESHDQAARTLAAKTGDRFAGLQTVSNRGAVYIDGTAVWLESSVEQLVPAGDHTIVVLRVSAITVHDDVAPIVFHRSAFRKLGV, encoded by the coding sequence ATGAGCAGCACAGAACTGAGCCCAGCCGCACTGCGGGAGGCCTTCGGACACTTTCCCACCGGCGTGATCGCGATCGCCGCCGAAATCGACGGCACCCTCGTCGGGTTGGCGGCCAGCACGTTCGTGCCCGTCTCGCTGGACCCGCCGTTGGTGTCGTTCTGCGTGCAGAACAGCTCGACCACCTGGCCCAAGCTCAAGGACCTGCCGGTGCTGGGCATCAGCGTGCTGGGCGAAAGCCACGATCAGGCGGCCAGGACGCTGGCGGCCAAGACCGGCGACCGTTTCGCCGGTCTGCAGACCGTCTCCAACCGCGGCGCGGTCTACATCGACGGCACCGCGGTCTGGCTGGAGAGCTCAGTCGAACAGCTGGTGCCGGCCGGCGATCACACCATCGTGGTGCTGCGGGTCAGTGCGATCACCGTGCACGACGATGTCGCGCCGATCGTGTTCCACCGCAGCGCGTTTCGCAAGCTCGGCGTCTGA
- a CDS encoding isocitrate lyase/PEP mutase family protein: MSNQISKDVLAQRADTLLGLHKPGDPVVLPTVWDAWSAALAVDAGFAALTVGSHPVADSIGKPDNEGMSFDDLLTRVEHITAKVDVPISVDIESGYGVPPEDLIAGLLRVGAVGLNIEDSVHSEGKRLRSSGEHAALVGALRQAADAAGVHVVVNARTDLFLRKDGDDGDRVDRAIARLTEAAEAGADCLYPVGRHDPDTLTRLASELPLPINAIALPDQDDPASFGPLGVGRISFGPFFQAALATRANEILGRWS, encoded by the coding sequence ATGAGCAACCAGATCAGCAAAGACGTTTTGGCCCAACGGGCGGACACCCTGCTGGGCCTGCACAAACCCGGCGATCCGGTGGTGTTGCCGACGGTGTGGGACGCCTGGTCGGCGGCGCTAGCGGTCGATGCCGGGTTCGCCGCGTTGACCGTGGGCAGCCACCCGGTGGCCGATTCCATCGGCAAGCCCGACAACGAGGGGATGTCGTTCGACGACCTGCTGACCCGGGTCGAACACATCACCGCGAAGGTCGACGTGCCCATCTCGGTCGACATCGAATCGGGCTACGGGGTCCCGCCCGAGGACCTGATCGCGGGCCTGCTGCGAGTGGGCGCGGTGGGACTCAACATCGAGGACTCCGTGCACAGCGAAGGCAAGCGGTTGCGCTCCTCGGGCGAGCACGCCGCGTTGGTCGGCGCGCTGCGTCAGGCCGCCGACGCGGCGGGCGTCCACGTGGTGGTCAACGCCCGCACAGATCTGTTCCTGCGCAAGGACGGCGACGACGGCGACCGCGTCGACCGTGCGATCGCGCGGTTGACGGAGGCGGCCGAGGCCGGCGCCGACTGCCTGTACCCGGTGGGCCGCCACGACCCGGACACGTTGACGCGGCTGGCCTCGGAGTTGCCGCTGCCGATCAACGCGATCGCGCTGCCGGATCAGGACGATCCGGCCTCGTTCGGTCCGTTGGGGGTGGGCCGCATCAGCTTCGGCCCGTTCTTCCAGGCCGCGCTGGCCACCCGCGCCAACGAGATCCTGGGGCGCTGGAGCTAG
- the nirD gene encoding nitrite reductase small subunit NirD, producing the protein MSVLDDVRIWTAACRYAHLIPDRGVAVLLDDGAQAALFRLADGTLHAVGNIDPFSGAAVLSRGIVGDRDGRPVVQSPIKKQAFGLRDGACLEDPSVTVPVYATRTTADGFVEVGR; encoded by the coding sequence ATGAGCGTGCTTGACGATGTCCGGATCTGGACGGCGGCCTGCCGGTACGCCCACCTGATCCCCGACCGCGGGGTGGCGGTGCTGCTCGACGACGGCGCTCAGGCCGCGCTGTTCCGGCTGGCCGACGGCACGCTGCACGCCGTGGGCAATATCGACCCCTTCTCCGGTGCGGCCGTGCTGTCCCGCGGCATCGTCGGCGACCGGGACGGCCGACCTGTGGTGCAGTCCCCGATCAAGAAGCAGGCCTTCGGGCTGCGGGACGGGGCCTGCCTCGAGGATCCGAGCGTGACGGTCCCGGTCTACGCCACCCGCACCACCGCCGACGGGTTTGTCGAAGTCGGCCGCTGA
- a CDS encoding succinate dehydrogenase/fumarate reductase iron-sulfur subunit yields MATYDAKLRVWRGDIAGGDLQDYTVEVNDGEVVLDIIHRLQATQTPDLAVRWNCKAGKCGSCSAEINGKPRLLCMTRMSTFEPDETVTVTPIRTFPVMRDLVTDVSFNYQKAREIPSFTPPKGLQPGEYRMQQEDIQRSQEFRKCIECFMCQNVCHVIRDHEENKEAFAGPRNFIRIAELEMHPLDTADRRDLSQDEAGLGLCNITKCCTEVCPEHIKITDNAIIPMKERVAGHRYDPIVWLGNKLFRR; encoded by the coding sequence ATGGCCACTTATGACGCGAAGTTGCGGGTCTGGCGCGGCGATATCGCCGGTGGCGACCTGCAGGACTACACCGTCGAGGTCAACGACGGTGAGGTGGTGCTCGACATCATCCACCGGCTGCAGGCCACCCAGACCCCCGACCTCGCCGTGCGCTGGAACTGCAAGGCCGGTAAGTGCGGTTCGTGCTCGGCGGAGATCAACGGCAAGCCCCGACTGCTGTGCATGACGCGGATGTCGACGTTCGAACCGGACGAAACCGTCACCGTCACCCCGATCCGCACCTTCCCGGTGATGCGCGACCTGGTGACCGACGTGTCGTTCAACTACCAGAAGGCCCGCGAGATCCCGTCGTTCACGCCGCCCAAGGGGCTGCAGCCCGGCGAGTACCGGATGCAGCAGGAGGACATCCAGCGCAGCCAGGAGTTCCGCAAGTGCATCGAGTGCTTCATGTGCCAGAACGTCTGTCACGTGATCCGCGATCACGAGGAGAACAAGGAAGCCTTCGCCGGTCCGCGGAACTTCATCCGGATCGCCGAACTCGAGATGCACCCGCTCGACACGGCGGATCGCCGCGATCTGTCCCAGGACGAGGCCGGACTCGGCTTGTGCAACATCACCAAGTGCTGCACCGAGGTCTGTCCCGAGCACATCAAGATCACCGACAACGCGATCATTCCGATGAAGGAACGCGTGGCCGGTCACCGGTACGACCCGATCGTCTGGCTCGGTAACAAACTGTTCAGACGCTAA
- the nirB gene encoding nitrite reductase large subunit NirB yields MQSQKCVVVGHGMVGHRFVEALRARDTDGRWTLTVLGEETDAAYDRVGLTAYTEHWERGRLALPGNDYRGVDRIDVRLGGRVVEINPTAKFVKTADGTRVDYDALVLATGSYAFVPPVPGRDLPSCHVYRTLDDLDAIRAAAMRALGAGGAPVGVVIGGGLLGLEAANALRGFGLAAHVVERSSRLMSQQVDEAGGALLGAMITELGITVHTGVGTETIRPAQRNRPVRRSADTDALRVTLSDGTFIDTGVVIFAAGVRPRDELAREAGLRIAERGGVLTDLSCVTSDPSIYAIGEVAAIEGRCYGLVAPGYTSAEVVADRLVGGAAEFPGADLSTKLKLLGVDVASFGDAMGATPGCLEVVVNDPVKQTYAKLVLSDDAGTLLGGVLVGDASAYGVLRPMVGSQLPGDPLSLIAPVDSGSGAAALGIGALPDDAQVCSCNNVTKCDLTNAIAGGCADVPALKACTGAGTSCGSCVPLLKQLLEAEGVEQSKALCEHFPQSRAELFEIITATGTRTFSALIARFGSGAGCDICKPVVASILASTSSDHILDGEQAALQDSNDHFLANIQRNGSYSVVPRVPGGDITADQLILIGQIAKDFGLYTKITGGQRIDLFGARVEQLPQIWQRLVDGGMESGQAYGKSLRTVKSCVGSDWCRYGQQDSVQLAIDLELRYRGLRAPHKIKMGVSGCARECAEARGKDVGVIATESGWNLYVGGNGGATPKHAQLLAADLDTETLIRYVDRFLMFYIRTADRLQRTAPWVEGLEGGLDHLREVVCQDSLGLAAEFEEAMARHVTGYSCEWKGVLEDPDKLTRFVSFVNAPEKEDPTVQFTERSGRKVPIGMPVFVPERSTDERA; encoded by the coding sequence ATGCAGTCACAAAAGTGCGTCGTGGTGGGTCACGGCATGGTCGGGCACCGTTTCGTCGAGGCGTTGCGCGCCCGCGACACCGACGGTCGTTGGACCCTCACCGTGCTCGGCGAGGAAACCGACGCCGCCTACGACCGGGTCGGCCTGACCGCCTACACCGAGCATTGGGAGCGCGGCCGGTTGGCGCTGCCGGGCAACGATTACCGCGGTGTCGACCGGATCGACGTCCGACTCGGTGGCCGCGTGGTCGAGATCAACCCGACGGCGAAGTTCGTGAAGACCGCCGACGGTACGCGGGTCGACTACGACGCGTTGGTGCTGGCGACCGGATCGTATGCGTTCGTGCCGCCGGTGCCCGGCCGAGACCTCCCGTCGTGTCACGTCTACCGCACTCTCGATGACCTCGACGCGATCCGGGCCGCCGCGATGCGGGCGCTGGGTGCCGGTGGCGCGCCGGTGGGCGTCGTGATCGGCGGCGGCCTGCTCGGCCTCGAGGCCGCCAACGCCCTGCGCGGGTTCGGGCTGGCCGCGCATGTCGTGGAGCGCTCGTCGCGGTTGATGTCCCAGCAGGTCGACGAGGCCGGCGGCGCGCTGTTGGGCGCCATGATCACCGAGTTGGGCATCACCGTGCACACCGGCGTCGGCACCGAGACCATCAGGCCCGCCCAACGCAATCGGCCGGTCCGGCGCTCCGCCGACACCGACGCGTTGCGGGTCACGCTGAGCGACGGGACATTCATCGATACGGGCGTGGTGATCTTCGCGGCCGGCGTGCGTCCGCGCGACGAGTTGGCTCGCGAGGCCGGGCTGCGGATCGCCGAACGCGGCGGCGTACTCACCGACCTGTCCTGTGTCACAAGCGATCCCAGCATCTACGCGATCGGTGAGGTGGCGGCCATCGAGGGCCGCTGCTACGGCCTGGTGGCGCCGGGATACACCTCGGCCGAGGTGGTGGCAGATCGCCTGGTCGGCGGGGCCGCCGAATTTCCGGGTGCCGACCTGTCGACCAAGCTCAAGCTGCTCGGCGTCGACGTCGCGAGCTTCGGCGATGCGATGGGGGCCACGCCGGGGTGCCTCGAGGTCGTGGTCAACGATCCGGTGAAGCAGACCTACGCGAAGCTGGTGCTCTCCGACGACGCCGGCACCCTGCTGGGCGGTGTGCTGGTCGGCGACGCCTCGGCCTACGGGGTGCTGCGGCCGATGGTCGGCAGTCAACTGCCCGGTGATCCGTTGTCGCTGATCGCCCCGGTCGATTCCGGTTCGGGCGCCGCCGCATTGGGGATCGGGGCGCTGCCGGATGACGCCCAGGTCTGCTCGTGCAACAACGTCACCAAATGCGATCTCACGAACGCCATCGCGGGCGGGTGCGCCGACGTGCCGGCCCTGAAGGCCTGCACGGGCGCGGGCACCTCCTGCGGCTCGTGCGTTCCGCTGCTCAAGCAACTGCTCGAGGCCGAGGGCGTCGAACAGTCCAAGGCGCTGTGCGAGCACTTTCCGCAGTCGCGCGCCGAACTGTTCGAGATCATCACCGCCACCGGTACCCGCACGTTCAGCGCGCTGATCGCCCGGTTCGGCAGCGGGGCCGGCTGCGACATCTGCAAACCGGTGGTCGCCTCGATCCTGGCCTCGACCAGTTCCGACCACATCCTCGACGGGGAGCAGGCCGCGCTCCAGGACTCCAACGACCACTTCCTGGCCAACATTCAGCGCAACGGCAGCTATTCGGTGGTGCCCCGGGTGCCCGGCGGCGACATCACCGCAGACCAGCTGATCCTGATCGGGCAGATCGCCAAGGATTTCGGGCTGTACACCAAGATCACCGGCGGTCAGCGGATCGACCTGTTCGGCGCCCGGGTCGAACAACTCCCGCAGATCTGGCAGCGCCTCGTCGACGGCGGCATGGAGTCCGGCCAGGCGTACGGCAAGTCGTTGCGCACCGTCAAGAGTTGTGTGGGCAGCGATTGGTGCCGCTACGGCCAGCAGGATTCGGTGCAGTTGGCGATCGACCTGGAGCTGCGCTATCGCGGCCTGCGGGCCCCGCACAAGATCAAGATGGGGGTCTCCGGGTGCGCGCGGGAGTGCGCCGAGGCCCGCGGCAAGGACGTCGGGGTCATCGCCACCGAATCCGGCTGGAACCTCTATGTCGGCGGCAACGGCGGCGCGACGCCCAAGCACGCCCAGCTGCTGGCCGCCGACCTCGACACCGAGACGTTGATCCGCTACGTCGACCGGTTCCTGATGTTCTACATCCGCACCGCGGACCGGTTGCAGCGCACCGCACCCTGGGTCGAGGGCCTCGAGGGCGGGCTGGACCATCTGCGCGAGGTGGTGTGCCAGGACTCGCTGGGCCTGGCGGCGGAATTCGAAGAGGCGATGGCGCGCCACGTCACGGGCTACTCCTGCGAATGGAAGGGCGTGCTGGAGGACCCCGACAAGCTGACCCGGTTCGTGTCGTTCGTCAACGCGCCCGAAAAAGAAGATCCCACCGTGCAATTCACCGAGAGGTCGGGCCGCAAGGTGCCGATCGGGATGCCCGTGTTCGTCCCCGAAAGGAGCACCGATGAGCGTGCTTGA
- a CDS encoding fumarate reductase/succinate dehydrogenase flavoprotein subunit, with amino-acid sequence MVELERHQYDVVVIGAGGAGLRAVIEARERGLRVAVVTKSLFGKAHTVMAEGGCAAAMRNVNTKDSWQVHFGDTMRGGKFLNNWRMAELHAQESPDRVWELETYGALFDRTKDGRISQRNFGGHTYPRLAHVGDRTGLEIIRTLQQKIVSLQQEDKAELGDYEARIRVFHECSITELIKDGDRIAGAFGYWRETGNFVLFEAPAVVLATGGIGKSFKVSSNSWEYTGDGHALALLAGSSLINMEFIQFHPTGMVWPLSVKGILVTEGVRGDGGVLKNSEGKRFMFDYIPSVFKGQYAETEEEADQWLKDNDSARRTPDLLPRDEVARAINSEVKAGRGSPHGGVYLDIASRMPTEEIKRRLPSMYHQFMELAEVDITKDEMEVGPTCHYVMGGIEVDPDTGGARTPGLFAAGECSGGMHGSNRLGGNSLSDLLVFGRRAGLGAADYVRDLTDRPAVSGEQVDAATKHALAPFDEHPNPENPYTLHAELQQSMNDLVGIIRKEEEIQEALDKLQELKARYQNITVEGGRQFNPGWHLAIDMRNMLLVSECVAKAALQRTESRGGHTRDDHPEMDANWRNTLLVCQVSPDADPTTTVAPEIQVTPEQQEPMRPDLLDLFELSELEKYYTEAELANHAERRS; translated from the coding sequence ATGGTTGAGCTGGAACGCCACCAGTACGACGTCGTCGTGATCGGTGCCGGCGGGGCTGGATTGCGGGCGGTGATCGAGGCGCGGGAACGCGGCCTGCGGGTCGCGGTGGTGACCAAGTCGCTGTTCGGCAAGGCCCACACCGTGATGGCCGAGGGCGGTTGCGCCGCGGCCATGCGCAACGTCAACACCAAGGACTCCTGGCAGGTGCACTTCGGTGACACCATGCGCGGCGGGAAGTTCCTGAACAACTGGCGGATGGCCGAACTGCACGCGCAGGAGTCGCCCGACCGGGTCTGGGAGCTGGAAACCTACGGGGCGCTGTTCGACCGGACCAAGGACGGCCGGATCAGCCAGCGCAACTTCGGCGGCCACACCTACCCCCGGTTGGCCCACGTCGGAGACCGCACCGGTTTGGAGATCATCCGCACCCTGCAGCAGAAGATCGTCTCGCTGCAGCAGGAGGACAAGGCCGAACTCGGCGACTACGAGGCCCGCATCAGGGTCTTCCACGAGTGCTCGATCACCGAGTTGATCAAGGACGGCGATCGGATCGCCGGGGCCTTCGGCTACTGGCGCGAGACCGGGAACTTCGTGCTGTTCGAGGCGCCCGCGGTGGTGCTGGCCACCGGCGGTATCGGCAAGTCGTTCAAGGTGTCGTCGAACTCCTGGGAGTACACCGGCGACGGGCACGCGCTGGCATTGCTGGCCGGCTCCTCGCTGATCAACATGGAGTTCATCCAGTTCCACCCGACCGGAATGGTCTGGCCGCTGTCGGTCAAGGGCATCCTGGTCACCGAAGGGGTGCGCGGCGACGGCGGAGTGCTGAAGAACTCCGAGGGCAAGCGGTTCATGTTCGACTACATCCCCTCGGTGTTCAAGGGTCAGTACGCCGAGACCGAGGAAGAAGCCGACCAGTGGCTCAAGGACAACGACTCCGCGCGCCGCACCCCCGACCTGTTGCCCCGCGACGAGGTGGCCCGCGCCATCAACTCCGAGGTCAAGGCCGGTAGGGGTTCGCCGCACGGCGGCGTGTACCTCGACATCGCCTCGCGGATGCCGACCGAGGAGATCAAGCGCCGGCTGCCGTCGATGTATCACCAGTTCATGGAGCTGGCCGAAGTGGACATCACCAAGGACGAGATGGAGGTCGGACCGACCTGCCACTACGTCATGGGCGGCATCGAGGTCGATCCCGACACCGGTGGTGCGCGCACCCCCGGCTTGTTCGCCGCCGGTGAATGCTCGGGCGGCATGCACGGATCGAACCGGCTGGGCGGCAACTCGCTGTCCGACCTGCTGGTCTTCGGCCGTCGCGCCGGCCTGGGCGCGGCCGACTATGTCCGCGACCTGACGGACCGCCCCGCGGTCTCCGGCGAGCAGGTCGACGCGGCCACCAAGCACGCGCTGGCCCCGTTCGACGAGCATCCCAACCCGGAGAATCCGTACACGCTGCACGCCGAACTGCAGCAGTCGATGAACGACCTGGTCGGGATCATCCGCAAGGAGGAGGAGATCCAGGAGGCCCTGGACAAACTCCAGGAGCTCAAGGCGCGCTACCAGAACATCACCGTCGAGGGCGGTCGGCAGTTCAACCCCGGCTGGCACCTGGCGATCGACATGCGCAACATGCTGCTGGTCAGCGAGTGCGTCGCGAAGGCCGCGCTGCAGCGCACCGAGAGCCGCGGCGGCCACACCCGCGACGACCACCCGGAGATGGACGCCAACTGGCGCAACACGCTGCTGGTGTGCCAGGTGAGCCCCGACGCCGATCCGACCACGACCGTGGCCCCGGAGATCCAGGTGACACCCGAACAACAGGAACCGATGCGGCCCGACCTGTTGGACTTGTTCGAGCTCTCCGAGCTCGAGAAGTACTACACCGAAGCCGAGTTGGCCAACCATGCGGAACGGAGAAGCTGA